A portion of the Luxibacter massiliensis genome contains these proteins:
- a CDS encoding ABC transporter ATP-binding protein, with translation MKETKKNVVFRVFHRARCSSARYILGVTCSAVSVVLSGVPFYAAYQIVKIFLEASLNGVEAEMPMVWFWAGVILTSIAVGIVLSVIGSFVCHACAFRALYELRMRILDHMGKLNLGFFTGGQAGAVQKTMNDNMEKMENIIAHDVANLVGAGVLLAALAALLFSINIPLTLTVFAALLLAFGIQFSAFGGKQGQKIWTDLNRSSTELDAAFSEYISGMEEEKIFGRPKAAARRLTGIVEKNRRHWLVYLKRVTPIYGAYKTITLSVLAFILAAGCVLLYLHPGDHGLMMEVLMFLIVGPAVISPLMELVEFGADLRNLDVRMNQIDDIMKIEPMAEGTCETWPVTADLEFRDVSFSYQKAADPMRRMALDHVSMYIPAGSFVALVGPSGGGKSTAGQLLARFWDVEGGSIRIGGKDIRDYSTKTLLENVSFVFQDTYIFSESVYDNIAMHQTVNRGDVERAAKAARCHEFISTFPDGYDTKLGDGGHKLSGGEAQRIAIARAILKNAPVVVLDEAMAFTDAENELALREGMAELLRGKTILMIAHRLYSIQDADCIFVLDRGRLIEQGTHRELLKRNGQYAKLWAVQNETETWRLKGGSMNV, from the coding sequence ATGAAAGAGACAAAGAAAAACGTTGTATTCCGGGTATTTCACAGGGCTCGCTGCAGTTCTGCCCGCTATATTCTCGGAGTGACATGTTCGGCAGTGAGTGTAGTGCTGTCGGGAGTTCCGTTTTACGCGGCGTATCAGATTGTAAAAATCTTCCTGGAAGCATCTTTGAATGGAGTGGAGGCAGAGATGCCCATGGTGTGGTTTTGGGCAGGGGTGATTCTGACAAGTATTGCCGTAGGTATTGTACTTTCGGTTATCGGAAGTTTTGTATGCCATGCCTGTGCATTTCGTGCACTTTATGAACTGCGGATGAGAATATTGGATCATATGGGCAAACTGAATTTGGGGTTCTTTACCGGAGGACAGGCAGGGGCAGTGCAAAAAACTATGAATGACAATATGGAAAAAATGGAAAATATCATTGCCCATGATGTGGCAAATCTTGTGGGGGCAGGGGTACTGTTAGCCGCATTGGCAGCCTTGCTGTTTTCCATCAATATACCCTTGACACTCACAGTGTTTGCCGCGCTGCTGCTTGCTTTTGGCATTCAATTTTCAGCATTTGGGGGAAAGCAAGGCCAGAAAATCTGGACAGACCTGAACCGTTCTTCTACGGAACTGGATGCGGCTTTTTCTGAATATATATCCGGCATGGAGGAAGAGAAAATATTCGGCAGGCCTAAGGCTGCGGCCCGGCGTCTGACCGGAATCGTAGAGAAAAACCGCAGGCACTGGCTGGTATATTTGAAAAGAGTGACGCCCATTTACGGAGCCTATAAAACCATTACACTTTCGGTGCTGGCGTTTATCCTTGCCGCAGGCTGTGTGCTGCTGTATCTGCACCCGGGAGACCATGGCCTGATGATGGAAGTTCTGATGTTCTTAATCGTAGGACCTGCAGTGATCAGTCCGCTGATGGAATTGGTGGAGTTCGGGGCCGATCTGCGAAATCTGGATGTGCGGATGAATCAAATAGATGACATTATGAAGATAGAACCCATGGCAGAGGGCACATGTGAGACTTGGCCTGTTACGGCAGACCTGGAATTTCGTGATGTAAGCTTTTCTTATCAAAAAGCGGCGGATCCAATGCGCCGGATGGCGCTGGACCATGTTTCCATGTACATTCCCGCGGGAAGCTTTGTCGCCCTTGTGGGGCCTTCCGGCGGAGGGAAATCTACGGCGGGGCAGCTTCTGGCCCGTTTCTGGGATGTGGAGGGAGGCAGTATTCGGATCGGCGGAAAAGATATCCGGGATTATTCTACAAAGACTCTGTTAGAAAACGTATCTTTTGTTTTTCAGGATACATACATATTTTCAGAAAGTGTTTATGACAACATTGCCATGCATCAAACTGTAAACCGCGGAGACGTGGAGCGTGCTGCAAAGGCTGCGCGGTGCCATGAGTTCATCAGTACCTTTCCAGATGGCTACGACACAAAACTAGGCGACGGCGGACATAAGCTGTCCGGCGGGGAGGCGCAGCGCATTGCAATTGCACGGGCCATTTTGAAAAATGCTCCGGTTGTTGTCCTGGATGAAGCGATGGCGTTTACGGATGCGGAAAATGAACTGGCGCTCAGGGAAGGAATGGCGGAACTGCTGCGGGGCAAAACGATTCTGATGATCGCACACCGGCTGTATTCCATTCAGGATGCAGACTGTATTTTCGTTTTAGACAGGGGACGCCTTATAGAACAGGGGACACACAGAGAACTGCTTAAGCGAAACGGCCAGTATGCAAAGCTCTGGGCGGTTCAAAATGAAACAGAAACATGGAGGCTGAAAGGGGGGAGCATGAATGTTTAA
- a CDS encoding helix-turn-helix domain-containing protein, with product MITIHTAEETLQFYASLGAAQTNTGNGPLFTFKDQRSYVRFWGDLKGFCVASVDITFPRDMITRSQFHERYIGVSFTEEGSVATYNRKSEVRNSHTGIDCYVFHSPVPLFMKIPGGRRLRFRGMYFQESFFRENGIRLYDSFWEDARHSINCHDIHSPELFSIFQHIEKCPLTGDAFQIWMRGQGFAAAGHLLDLVQRRSQIPPISLNHEDISAVMKAKELIQRDLENVPMIPELCKNVSLNKNKLQKAFQLTEGKSIGEYVRTLRMELALELLEKSTMTISEIAGKTGCHSASNFYRIFHQTFGATPQNIREMLRKELI from the coding sequence ATGATCACAATACACACGGCAGAGGAAACACTGCAGTTTTATGCGTCCCTTGGCGCAGCACAGACAAACACAGGAAACGGCCCTTTGTTTACTTTTAAAGATCAGCGTTCCTACGTCCGGTTCTGGGGAGATCTGAAAGGCTTTTGCGTAGCGTCCGTTGATATCACTTTTCCCCGTGACATGATTACACGGTCACAATTCCATGAACGCTATATTGGTGTCAGCTTTACCGAGGAAGGAAGCGTTGCGACCTACAACCGCAAATCAGAAGTCCGTAATTCACATACCGGTATTGATTGTTATGTGTTTCATTCCCCGGTACCTCTGTTTATGAAGATTCCCGGCGGCCGCCGTCTCCGGTTTCGCGGTATGTACTTTCAGGAATCTTTCTTCCGGGAAAACGGAATCCGTCTATATGACAGCTTTTGGGAAGACGCCAGACACTCCATTAACTGCCATGATATCCACTCTCCTGAACTCTTCTCCATCTTTCAGCATATAGAAAAGTGCCCTCTTACAGGTGATGCATTCCAGATTTGGATGCGTGGTCAAGGTTTTGCCGCAGCCGGGCACCTGCTGGATCTTGTACAGCGCCGCTCCCAGATCCCTCCCATCAGCTTGAATCACGAGGATATCTCTGCAGTTATGAAAGCTAAAGAACTCATTCAGCGTGACCTTGAAAATGTTCCCATGATCCCTGAACTTTGTAAAAATGTTTCCCTGAATAAAAATAAGCTGCAAAAAGCATTCCAGTTGACAGAAGGGAAGAGTATTGGAGAATATGTGCGGACACTGCGGATGGAGCTCGCCCTTGAGCTTCTGGAAAAAAGTACAATGACCATATCTGAAATTGCTGGGAAGACCGGATGCCACAGTGCATCCAATTTCTACCGGATTTTTCATCAGACCTTTGGCGCCACACCACAGAATATCCGGGAAATGCTCAGAAAAGAATTGATTTGA